The DNA region CCCTGCTTGTACTCCAGGTCGGAGGCGATCACGCCGCCGGAGTTGACGTAGTTGTCGGGCAGAAGGTCGAGGCCGCGTTTCTCGAGCATTTTCATCGCCTCCCACGAGACCGGCATGTTGGCGGCTTCGATCACAACCAGCTTGACGCCCAGGCCGCCGACATTGTCCTTACCGATCACGCGCCCGCTGGCCGCCGGGATCAGCACATCGGCATCCAGCATGAACAGGCCCTCGTTGTCGATCGGGCGCTTGTCATCGTAGCCCTTGATCGTACGGTTTTCGCGGGCGTACTCCATCATCTCCGGGATATCGATCCCGTCGGGGTTGTAGACGCCGCCGTAAAAATCCGTGACCGCGATCACCTTGCATCCCTCGCGGTGGAGGAACCAGGCCGCGTGTGAGCCCACGTTGCCGAAACCCTGGATGGCGACCGTAATTGACGACGGCTTCCGGCCGACCTGTTCGAGGTACTTAAGGGTGGAATAGGCAGTGCCGAAGCCGGTGGCCTCGTGGCGCCCGGGCAGCCAGCCCTCGATCCCCTCCGGTTTGGCGGTCACCACCGCCGGATCGTGGGTCTCGTTGTAGAACAGCATCATCTCCGCCCCGCTGCTGCCCATGTCGGGTGCGGGAATATAGGTGCGGACCAGGCCCCGCTCGATGAAATGGTCGACAAACTCGCGCATGATATGGTCCTTGAGCCGGTCCATGAACGGGTAGAAATCGATTTTGAGCTTGTCCTTGAGGCCCTCGTAGAGCTTGTGGAAATCGACCTTGATCCCGCCCTTGCCGCCGCCTAGCTCCAGATTGGCCAGCGAGGTCTTAAGCGTCATCAGCCGGGCCAGCTCGGTGGTTTCCCAGATATTGACATCCGGATCGATCCTGATTCCACCCTTGAACGGACCGCGGGCGCGGTTGTGGAGCACTATACCGCTGGAGATATTCAGCACCTCGCCGCCGATCTCCACCGGCAGCCGCTGGTAGATGAACGAGTAGGGCTTTTCGATCTGCTGGAGCTCGCTTTTTGAAATACCGAGCCGCTTGGCGCTGTCGCGCATCAGGATCCCGGAGCGGTTTTCCGGTTCCCTGCTGCAGATAAACTGTTCGATGTTTTTTAAATATCTTTGTTCGTTTTCCATCCGGACTCTCCCGATTGCTCTCGACCGTCCCGGGCCGTGCGCTGGTTTGGAGAAAACACGCCGTCAAGGAAACGCCGGACGTCCGGTTGGACATCCGGCACTGCCGGGGGAATTGGTAACGCTAGTTTACCACAAAAACGTATTCAGATCAAAGGGTATCCATAATCCTGATTGTATGGGCCGGCTGGAGCATGACATCGAGCCGGTCGATTGCGGCCACGGCCTCGGACATCGCCCCGGCAGTCGTCTCGTGCGTGATTACCACCAGCGGCACTCCCTGCCGGGGGTCGACAGCCTTTTCATGCTGCACAACCGATGCGATACTTATCCCCCGCGCGGCCAACTCACCGCTGACCGCCGAGATCACGCCCGGCTGGTCCTTGACCGTAAACCGGGTGAAATAGCGGCAGCGAACGTTCTTGCTGTCCACAATCGGGATGTCGAGCCGCGATTCGGAGAGCAGGCTGGTGACATTGTCATGGTTGAGCAGGGTGTACAGATCGCCGATCACGGCCCCGGCGGTGGGCATCATGCCCGCTCCCTTGCCGATAAACGTCTGCTCGCCGTGGGCCTCGCTTTTGATCGCCACGGCGTTGAACTCATTGCTGACCTGGGCCAGTGTGTTGGCGGCCGGAATCAACGCCGGACCGACCCAGAGTTCCAGCTTACCGTTCACCCTGTGCGAATGGGCGATCAGCTTGATCCGGTAGCCCATTTCCAGCGCGGACTGCACGTCGACATTGCTGATCCCGGCAATCCCCTGCAGGTCGATCTGGTCCGGGAGAACCAGCGTGCGCAAGGCCTTGCGGACCAGGATACACAGCTTCTGGGCCGTATCCATCCCGCTCACGTCGAGTGTGGGATCGGCTTCCGCAAACCCCTTCTGCCGGGCCTCGGCCACCGCCTGGTCGACATCCATGCCCGGCACCTGTTCCATCCGGGTCAGGATATAGTTGCAGGTGCCGTTGAGTATCGCGTTGATCGAGAGCACCCGGTCGACCGCCAACCGGTCGCGGATCACCTGGATAATCGGCACTCCGCCGGCCACGCTGGCCTCGAACAGCAGACGAGCTCCGTTCCTGCCGGCCCGCTCGTGAAGTTCATCGCCGTGCAGGGCGATCATGTACTTGTTGGCGGTCACTACATCCTTGCCGGCATCCAGCGCCATCTCCACATACTTTTTGGCAGCCCCCACCCCGCCGATCAGTTCGACTATCACGTCGATTTCCGGGTCGTTAACCACCGAATCCGTGTCACAGCTCAGCAGAGCCGGGTCCACCTTCACCTCGCGCTCGCGTTCCAGATCGGTATCGGCCACCTTCACCAGTTTTATCCTGTCGGCAATCCTGGACTCCGGGTCGGTGAGCAGTTTGATCACGCCCGAGCCGATTGTCCCGTAGCCCAGCAGGCCGACCCTGATAATATCAGCCATCCTTCCTCCTCGAACCGGCACGCATCCCATCGCGGGCCGGATTTATCTCAATACTTATGCGATTTGCCTGTTCAGTCGCCCAGTTCCCTGGACCGTCGCGCCGCGGCCTCAACCGCCCGGATCACCACATCGGTGAACCGTCCGGACTCCAGCTCGTGCAGTCCTGCGATCGTTGTACCACCCGGCGTGGTGACCGCATCACGCAACTCGGCCGGGTGTTCGGCCTCCCGCTGCTCAAGCATCACCGCCGCTCCCTTGACAGTCTGCACGGCCAGCTTGCGGGCCTCCTCGGCCGGCAGCCCCACTTTCAGCCCGGCGGCGATCAGCGCCTCCACAAAGGTGAACACGTAGGCCGGTCCGCTGCCAGCCAGTCCGGTAACTGCGTCGATCAGCTTCTCGGGCAGTTCGACCACCGAGCCGGCGGCGCCGAGCACCCGACGAGCCGCATCCAGCGCCTCCCTACCGGCGTTTTTACCGGCCGCGATCGCCGTAGCCGATTCGCCGACAGTGGCCGCGATATTGGGCATTGCCCGCACCACGGCCACACCATCGGCCAGTTTCTCCTCCATGGCGCCGGTTTTAATCCCGGCGGCAATCGATATCACTGTTTTACCCGGCTCTACCGCAGCGGAGATCTCATCGAGCACATCGGCCACTACGCCTGGTTTAACCGCCAGGACGATTACCGGGCAGTTGCGGGCCAGTTCGACAGAGTCCGCCGCCCGGATACCCTTGTCAGCGCATAGTTCATCCCTGCGGGCGCTGTCGGGTTCGGAGATCAGGATATTCTCCCTGTCCGCCACACCGGCTCTGATAACACCGGCGATCAGGCTCGCGCCCATCTTGCCCGCCCCGATAAAGCCCAGCGGCGTGATATTACTCATCGAGCATCTCCATCAAACAATTAATTCAAACCGTGTCGCTGCACTATCTACGGCAAAATCGGTGCCGCCTGCGCTCGATTTCCGTCTGCATTCGTCTTTCAGAGAGCCAGGATTTCGTCGATAGCGCCCAGGACCTCGTCGATATCGGCCATGGTGAGCTGCCCCATGTGGGCGATCCGGAATGTCTTGTCCTTGAGATCGCCGTAACCGTTGGAGATCACCATGTCGCGCTTGGCCAGTTCCTTGTTCAGCGCGGAGATATCAGTGCCGCGGGTGTTCTCCACGCAGGTGAGAGTCTCGGAGCGAAAACCTTCCTGGGTGAAAATCGCGTAGTTTTTCTCGGCCCAGGCGCGGACACGCCCGGCCATCTGCTTGTGACGGTTCCAGCGGTTCTCCAGGCCCTCGGAGATAATCAGCTCCATCTGCTTCTTCAGCGCGTAGAGGTGGGGAATCGACGGAGTGATATGGGTCTGGTTCTTGGCGTAGGTTTTCTCGACAGCCAGGTAATCGAAATAGAAGCCGCGATTTTCCACGCTGCGGGCTTTCTCCAGCGCGCGAGGGCTGATCGCAGCCACGCCGAATCCCGGAGGCAGGGCCAGGGCTTTCTGCCCGCTGGCCAGGATCACGTCCACGCCCAGCTTGTCGACTTCCAGCTTGACGCCGGCCATGCTGCTCACGCTGTCGACCAGGGTCGAGACCTCGGGGTACTTGCCGCGCATCATCCCGCAGATACCGTAGATGTCGCTCATCGCCGCGGTGCTGGTCTCGTTGTGGACT from Candidatus Glassbacteria bacterium includes:
- a CDS encoding alanine--glyoxylate aminotransferase family protein, whose protein sequence is MADHKKLFIPGPTEVAPEVLAELSRPMIGHRFPECSELIGSIIPMVQEMLYTKNMIFLSTSSGTGLMESAVRNCVSDSCLSFINGAFSKRFFQIAKANGKNAVPVEIPWGHGFNAEMVDEALAANQGVDAITIVHNETSTAAMSDIYGICGMMRGKYPEVSTLVDSVSSMAGVKLEVDKLGVDVILASGQKALALPPGFGVAAISPRALEKARSVENRGFYFDYLAVEKTYAKNQTHITPSIPHLYALKKQMELIISEGLENRWNRHKQMAGRVRAWAEKNYAIFTQEGFRSETLTCVENTRGTDISALNKELAKRDMVISNGYGDLKDKTFRIAHMGQLTMADIDEVLGAIDEILAL
- a CDS encoding homoserine dehydrogenase, translated to MGCVPVRGGRMADIIRVGLLGYGTIGSGVIKLLTDPESRIADRIKLVKVADTDLEREREVKVDPALLSCDTDSVVNDPEIDVIVELIGGVGAAKKYVEMALDAGKDVVTANKYMIALHGDELHERAGRNGARLLFEASVAGGVPIIQVIRDRLAVDRVLSINAILNGTCNYILTRMEQVPGMDVDQAVAEARQKGFAEADPTLDVSGMDTAQKLCILVRKALRTLVLPDQIDLQGIAGISNVDVQSALEMGYRIKLIAHSHRVNGKLELWVGPALIPAANTLAQVSNEFNAVAIKSEAHGEQTFIGKGAGMMPTAGAVIGDLYTLLNHDNVTSLLSESRLDIPIVDSKNVRCRYFTRFTVKDQPGVISAVSGELAARGISIASVVQHEKAVDPRQGVPLVVITHETTAGAMSEAVAAIDRLDVMLQPAHTIRIMDTL
- the proC gene encoding pyrroline-5-carboxylate reductase, which gives rise to MSNITPLGFIGAGKMGASLIAGVIRAGVADRENILISEPDSARRDELCADKGIRAADSVELARNCPVIVLAVKPGVVADVLDEISAAVEPGKTVISIAAGIKTGAMEEKLADGVAVVRAMPNIAATVGESATAIAAGKNAGREALDAARRVLGAAGSVVELPEKLIDAVTGLAGSGPAYVFTFVEALIAAGLKVGLPAEEARKLAVQTVKGAAVMLEQREAEHPAELRDAVTTPGGTTIAGLHELESGRFTDVVIRAVEAAARRSRELGD
- a CDS encoding Glu/Leu/Phe/Val dehydrogenase, with the translated sequence MENEQRYLKNIEQFICSREPENRSGILMRDSAKRLGISKSELQQIEKPYSFIYQRLPVEIGGEVLNISSGIVLHNRARGPFKGGIRIDPDVNIWETTELARLMTLKTSLANLELGGGKGGIKVDFHKLYEGLKDKLKIDFYPFMDRLKDHIMREFVDHFIERGLVRTYIPAPDMGSSGAEMMLFYNETHDPAVVTAKPEGIEGWLPGRHEATGFGTAYSTLKYLEQVGRKPSSITVAIQGFGNVGSHAAWFLHREGCKVIAVTDFYGGVYNPDGIDIPEMMEYARENRTIKGYDDKRPIDNEGLFMLDADVLIPAASGRVIGKDNVGGLGVKLVVIEAANMPVSWEAMKMLEKRGLDLLPDNYVNSGGVIASDLEYKQGVGGVRFSREQVIEHIEMKFDTMWAEINERREVAGSFSQAACDVAIERIYKAMRTRSLI